One window of Syngnathus acus chromosome 16, fSynAcu1.2, whole genome shotgun sequence genomic DNA carries:
- the LOC119136048 gene encoding transcription factor HIVEP3 isoform X2 has product MEAEPSHPGDGDRSGRQEQQHVTTESSFESSPQPQQLTNPRPVHRALGRLQTRQPKRADLLRLQQQAVAWQHTENPGPSGGSFFSPGSASTSSHHSSSSTQVEHGQKISHQSSQETKEGVSSPRKGEKKPQKPGKYVCTYCGRPCAKPSVLQKHIRSHTGERPYPCAPCGFSFKTKSNLYKHRKSHAHRIKAGLASSRDEPSLSGPDCRGIGEDVEEHTEGESTESEDETGHHKKSSQEILARQKKRGKEPPGGSEESQKPEDTQAVKQRLALRLSERKRGPIASPDDPPSSLSTSSSSLGPGSKGSTESGYFSGSGSTDLSHLSPPSASAKTYAEIILGKYGRLGGQQRTSHPQHSQSPLSSLSGTEEKSIPFAVPKTQVIEHITKLITINEAVVDTSEIDSVKPRRSSLSRKSSLESPKSTTPKDPYIFDPKGEAPGPSGLRHLQNPETDQPITLSTVPLLRSRSMPSSSSQLESSASGTRSKRGYRLCHSFDEQQAMTTEINIGHAHRMLRRQPAIEVPLGSELMLEEIPPNPSPSTSVSDTTSHPEQQAPQNPFECKVCGTCLQHADSFRTHQGVCMAQQTLEQESGDPSKTGRDDRPQMMMHYKFRALAMAVRKRRKEESIEEDLPSPGSGTVSGSSAGIIPVAGPPGPSQALSGGTVQTESGQQQHRDRKGVSVIQHTSSFEKQESLSMESEGSDVKEVHQAQQPHPKPSPSASRLIRQPNIQVPEILVTVEPDTDMPSVSPPVTASSSKEADKVEEFQWPQRSQTLAQLPAEKLPPKKKRLRLAEAAQSSGESSFESVSLPRSPSQESSMSHTSSLSASYEDPTRSEPTVWGTGSQSTQMLTVPSTSQQHNQSHKEMRRSASEQAPQKPEQVSDNRSKSFDLGSLSSQQSASSWKERRKCLLVKHATLGEPEQEDGARAESPKPGPSHSSHPLFYSSSHFNPEETGNVLQLLQPRDIPPSHEIVQQTLHPGPRSQLLPVTTMCQFRTFLHSQTDGPLQVHPMQIHMAEQMGIPFHQLPALVPVQFPLSVSQSLCLPAPPIHSADGSTAYPYPRPLIATCVAQLTPSVSLVVPVRLQTHIPTYTRAMYTTLSQILTSACPREPISCTTMTIMGKIERDKFQRSYLKVPTPNIKIHLPGELQSPFVEEYGPLGAGGSKRMLSPAASLELSTEAQRHQKRVKEEGEGERHKPEGEVEDVDSKIQKEGGSQTGGEQLEEVEKKKELASISTPVKKEGELNPRQFNKEEKHVDEAIVRSQKEEELKEMGIGRATARSYPSLDTLTSVNWCYLNYVKPNPTVQRDPRNSVYSTWSVSGHNPNLPGVSTKVALSLLCSKQKFSRETYTVATAPNLAKTENPPASSSTPRMSEVHPITARSSSDVTDHQHEKEETKDTREEERPSTSKQCETSRVRIFEGGYKSNEEYIYVRGRGRGKYICGECGIRCKKPSMLKKHIRTHTDVRPYICKHCNFAFKTKGNLTKHMKSKAHGKKCQAMGVSEPSADEPESEETGSDERACYSEEQEEHQFSNAEESEDDDDDDDDDDDDDGEESHEEPPSSCSSDTLPSTGGRSKCSARSPQCTPEPELSPTPGLETSQRGALNSRRAASPGSRRALFSRRSWKASPRTFSPSSESCSPSHSLSPRLELSSPMHSLSPRAELPSPGRQVSPSPERGPSPIRPVSPHRPSLPGCYRLSQARTPPLPIGVQQRTLGYLPWDHHGTKTTQMKVDRSGTATDRHSLADTFLFPPAFRISTCEGYPGHRAADNIFSHLPMHSQQAKVPYLMIPIGGIQMVQARPRSNPSTPLTPMSPSAEGPSPARLDSLWGGTPGPQGSRTPGSYWPVDYQAAGSSQSGQIMCSKLELETTDSKQYGSSQSSAHTCRRATESSQRRSEDGRTFSLAAPESERLIGQQPETESRATVDAAREKRST; this is encoded by the exons ATGGAGGCTGAGCCCAGCCATCCGGGTGATGGGGATCGCTCTGGAAGACAAGAGCAGCAGCATGTGACGACGGAATCCTCCTTTGAGTCTTCTCCGCAGCCCCAGCAGCTAACGAATCCTCGTCCGGTACACAGAGCTTTGGGGCGACTGCAAACCCGCCAACCCAAACGTGCTGATCTTCTTCGGTTACAACAGCAAGCAGTAGCATGGCAGCATACGGAAAACCCAGGTCCTTCAGGAGGCAGCTTTTTCTCTCCAGGTTCCGCATCAACTTCATCTCATCACTCTTCATCCTCCACCCAGGTTGAACATGGCCAAAAGATCTCGCATCAGTCAAGCCAAGAGACAAAAGAAGGGGTTAGCTCTCCTAGGAAAGGAGAGAAGAAACCTCAAAAACCAGGGAAATATGTGTGCACTTACTGCGGTCGTCCATGTGCCAAGCCGAGTGTTCTTCAGAAACACATTCGCTCCCATACAGGTGAAAGACCTTATCCTTGCGCCCCTTGCGGCTTTTCTTTCAAGACCAAGAGTAACCTATACAAGCACCGAAAGTCCCACGCCCATCGCATCAAAGCAGGCCTTGCATCCAGTCGAGACGAACCCAGTTTAAGCGGGCCGGACTGCAGAGGAATCGGAGAAGACGTTGAGGAACATACAGAAGGAGAAAGCACTGAGTCAGAAGATGAGACAGGCCACCACAAAAAGTCTTCTCAGGAGATTTTGGCCCGGCAGAAGAAACGTGGTAAGGAGCCACCAGGAGGATCGGAGGAGAGCCAGAAGCCTGAAGATACTCAAGCTGTCAAGCAAAGGCTCGCATTGAGGCTTAGTGAAAGAAAACGTGGACCAATAGCTTCACCCGATGATCCTCCTTCATCCCTCTCAACTTCATCTTCTTCTCTTGGCCCTGGCAGTAAAGGCAGCACAGAGTCTGGTTACTTTTCCGGATCTGGAAGCACCGATCTGTCCCATCTTAGCCCTCCTAGTGCAAGTGCCAAAACCTACGCGGAAATCATTCTTGGGAAATATGGAAGGTTGGGAGGACAGCAGCGTACTTCACATCCACAACATTCTCAGTCCCCGCTCTCCTCACTGTCTGGAACAGAGGAAAAGAGTATTCCCTTTGCTGTCCCCAAAACTCAAGTCATAGAACACATCACAAAGCTTATAACCATCAATGAAGCCGTGGTAGACACCAGTGAGATTGACAGCGTGAAGCCCAGGCGCTCTTCTCTATCCAGGAAAAGTAGCCTCGAGTCACCCAAATCGACTACCCCCAAAGACCCCTACATCTTCGACCCTAAGGGAGAAGCGCCTGGTCCCAGTGGGTTAAGGCACCTTCAGAATCCAGAAACAGACCAACCAATCACATTGTCCACAGTGCCCCTTCTACGAAGCCGCTCGATGCCATCATCAAGCAGTCAATTAGAATCTTCTGCATCTGGAACAAGGTCCAAAAGAGGCTACCGTCTCTGCCATTCGTTTGACGAGCAGCAGGCCATGACGACGGAGATTAATATCGGTCATGCCCACCGTATGTTAAGGCGACAACCTGCCATAGAGGTTCCCTTGGGATCTGAACTTATGCTGGAGGAGATTCCCCCGAACCCTTCCCCTTCAACCAGTGTCTCTGACACAACCAGTCATCCAGAACAACAAGCACCACAAAATCCATTTGAATGCAAAGTATGTGGAACATGCCTCCAGCATGCTGATAGCTTCAGAACCCACCAAGGTGTGTGCATGGCCCAGCAAACACTGGAACAGGAGAGCGGCGATCCAAGTAAAACCGGCAGAGACGATCGCCCTCAGATGATGATGCACTATAAGTTCAGAGCACTGGCAATGGctgtgaggaagaggaggaaagaggAGAGTATAGAAGAGGATCTTCCAAGTCCTGGGTCCGGAACCGTGTCAGGGAGTTCTGCAGGCATCATTCCAGTGGCAGGCCCACCAGGACCCAGCCAAGCGCTCTCAG GTGGTACCGTACAGACGGAGTCGGGACAACAGCAACATCGAGATCGGAAGGGCGTGTCTGTAATCCAGCACACAAGTTCCTTTGAAAAGCAAGAGAGCCTCTCGATGGAAAGCGAGGGCTCAGATGTGAAAGAGGTTCACCAAGCACAACAACCTCATCCCAAACCATCACCTTCTGCATCTCGCCTCATCCGCCAGCCCAACATTCAAGTGCCAGAGATTCTTGTTACAGTGGAGCCCGATACCGAcatgccatctgtgtcacCACCAGTGACCGCGTCTTCCTCTAAG GAGGCAGATAAAGTGGAGGAGTTTCAGTGGCCGCAACGTAGCCAGACTCTTGCCCAGCTCCCTGCAGAGAAATtgcccccaaaaaagaaaagactccGCTTAGCCGAGGCAGCGCAATCCTCTGGGGAGTCTAGCTTTGAGTCTGTGTCCTTGCCTCGCAGCCCCAGTCAGGAGAGCAGCATGTCCCACACTTCAAGTCTTTCTGCTTCTTATGAGGATCCCACGAGGTCAGAGCCTACAGTCTGGGGCACCGGTAGCCAAAGTACCCAAATGTTGACAGTGCCATCTACTTCCCAACAACACAACCAAAGCCACAAGGAAATGAGGCGATCAGCTTCAGAGCAAGCGCCTCAGAAACCAGAGCAGGTCTCCGATAATAGAAGTAAATCTTTTGACTTGGGATCCTTATCCTCTCAGCAGTCGGCATCCTCCTGGAAAGAACGGCGCAAGTGTCTTCTTGTGAAGCACGCGACCTTAGGGGAACCAGAGCAAGAGGATGGAGCCAGAGCGGAGAGTCCAAAGCCTGGGCCGTCCCACTCGAGTCATCCTCTTTTCTATTCAAGCTCCCACTTCAACCCGGAAGAGACAGGGAATGTCTTACAGTTGTTACAGCCACGAGATATTCCTCCTTCTCATGAAATCGTCCAACAGACATTACATCCGGGACCTCGATCCCAGCTCCTCCCAGTCACCACCATGTGCCAGTTTAGAACCTTTTTACATTCGCAAACCGATGGACCTCTACAGGTACACCCAATGCAGATCCACATGGCTGAACAAATGGGTATACCATTCCACCAGCTCCCTGCTCTAGTTCCTGTCCAGTTTCCTCTCAGTGTGAGTCAGTCCCTGTGCCTCCCCGCCCCGCCAATACATTCCGCAGACGGAAGCACCGCTTACCCCTACCCGCGCCCCCTCATTGCCACATGTGTGGCACAGCTCACACCATCGGTGTCTCTTGTGGTTCCGGTCCGCCTCCAAACCCACATACCTACCTATACACGAGCCATGTACACCACCCTGTCCCAGATCCTGACCTCCGCTTGTCCACGGGAGCCTATTTCATGCACGACCATGACAATCATGGGCAAAATAGAAAGGGACAAGTTCCAGAGGTCTTATTTGAAGGTCCCCACACCAAACATTAAGATCCACCTTCCTGGGGAACTGCAGTCACCTTTTGTCGAGGAGTACGGTCCACTTGGAGCCGGGGGGAGTAAACGTATGCTCTCACCTGCAGCCAGTCTTGAGCTCAGTACTGAGGCCCAACGTCACCAGAAAAGGGTCAAAGAGGAAGGGGAAGGGGAGCGACACAAGCCTGAAGGAGAGGTGGAGGATGTCGACAGTAAGATACAGAAGGAAGGAGGAAGTCAAACTGGTGGGGAACAACTCGAAGAGgttgagaagaaaaaggagCTTGCAAGCATCTCCACACctgtaaaaaaagaaggggAGCTCAATCCTAGGCAATTTAACAAGGAGGAAAAACATGTGGATGAAGCCATTGTGAGAAgtcaaaaggaggaggagcttAAGGAGATGGGGATCGGAAGAGCAACCGCCCGTTCATACCCGAGCCTAGACACGTTAACCTCTGTCAACTGGTGCTACCTGAACTATGTTAAACCCAACCCAACTGTTCAGAGGGACCCTCGCAACTCAGTCTATTCTACCTGGAGTGTCAGCGGACACAACCCAAACTTGCCAGGTGTCAGCACTAAGGTGGCCTTGTCTCTGCTGTGCTCCAAACAGAAGTTTAGCAGAGAGACGTATACCGTCGCCACGGCTCCAAACCTAGCCAAAACGGAAAATCCCCCCGCAAGTAGCAGCACCCCACGAATGTCAGag GTACATCCGATCACAGCCCGTTCCTCCAGCGACGTAACAGATCACCAGCATGAaaaagaggagactaaagACACAAGGGAAGAGGAGAGACCTTCCACCTCAAAACAGTGCGAAACATCTCGCGTTCGCATCTTTGAAGGCGG GTATAAGTCTAACGAAGAGTATATTTACGTTCGAGGGCGTGGCAGAGGAAAGTACATATGCGGGGAGTGCGGCATCCGCTGTAAGAAGCCCAGCATGCTGAAGAAGCACATCCGAACACACACCGATGTCCGTCCGTACATTTGCAAACACTGCAACTTTGCCTTCAAAACCAAAG GGAACCTTACCAAACACATGAAGTCAAAAGCTCATGGGAAAAAGTGCCAGGCGATGGGAGTGTCCGAACCGTCCGCCGATGAACCGGAGAGCGAGGAAACAG GGAGTGATGAACGTGCGTGCTACTCTGAGGAACAGGAAGAGCACCAGTTTTCCAACGCGGAGGAGTCCgaggacgatgatgacgacgatgatgacgacgacgacgacgatggGGAAGAGTCTCACGAGGAACCCCCTTCTTCCTGTTCATCGGATACCTTGCCGTCAACAGGGGGTCGCTCCAAATGCAGCGCTCGCTCCCCGCAGTGTACTCCGGAGCCCGAGCTAAGTCCGACCCCGGGTCTGGAGACCTCCCAAAGAGGGGCTCTGAACAGCAGACGAGCCGCTTCGCCGGGCAGCAGGAGAGCTCTGTTCTCCCGACGGAGCTGGAAGGCATCACCAAGGACCTTCTCCCCTAGCAGCGAGAGCTGTTCCCCCAGTCACAGCCTCTCCCCCCGCCTGGAGCTGTCCTCACCCATGCACAGCCTGTCCCCGAGAGCAGAACTACCCTCACCCGGGCGCCAAGTATCACCCTCCCCCGAAAGAGGACCGTCTCCCATCAGGCCCGTTTCGCCGCATCGTCCCAGCTTGCCGGGCTGCTACAGGTTATCACAAGCTAGGACCCCACCCTTGCCGATTGGAGTGCAGCAGCGGACCCTTGGATACCTTCCTTGGGACCACCACGGCACAAAGACTACTCAGATGAAAGTA GACAGAAGTGGCACTGCAACGGACAGGCACTCATTGGCAGACACCTTCTTATTCCCGCCTGCTTTTCGTATTTCCACGTGCGAGGGTTATCCCGGCCACCGAGCAGCGGACAACATCTTCAGCCATCTTCCAATGCACTCGCAACAAGCCAAGGTCCCCTATTTGATGATTCCCATCGGTGGGATTCAAATGGTCCAAGCCAGGCCAAGGTCTAATCCTTCCACTCCCTTGACCCCGATGTCTCCTTCCGCGGAGGGGCCATCACCGGCCAGACTTGACTCACTCTGGGGCGGGACCCCAGGACCTCAAGGGAGTAGGACTCCTGGGAGTTACTGGCCAGTGGACTACCAGGCAGCAGGAAGCAGCCAGTCAGGACAAATCATGTGTTCCAAACTGGAGTTGGAGACCACGGACTCAAAGCAATATGGCAGCTCACAAAGCTCCGCCCACACGTGCAGGCGCGCTACTGAGTCGAGCCAACGTCGCAGCGAAGACGGACGCACCTTCAGTCTAGCAGCCCCTGAATCAGAGCGCCTGATTGGACAGCAGCCAGAGACTGAGAGCAGAGCGACGGTGGACGCAGCTAGAGAAAAGCGGAGCACCTAA